The proteins below are encoded in one region of Rhizobacter sp.:
- the aat gene encoding leucyl/phenylalanyl-tRNA--protein transferase, with the protein MIPWLRHPLDPLPDTRLALPAGSEAPGLLAAGGELTTARLTEAYSKGVFPWYSEGQPILWWSPDPRMVLFTSEFKVSRSLRKTLRHFILDHPRCEVRIDSAFRRVITACASTPRDGQAGTWILPEMIDAYCGWHAQGAVHSFETWVDGQLVGGLYGINLGRMFYGESMFSHRTDASKIATAAMVAFCRAHHIDLIDCQQRTRHLASLGAREISRTEFEAAITPRVREPAIKDWTYHPAMWAELNLDGAASEEPGT; encoded by the coding sequence ATGATCCCGTGGCTGCGCCACCCTCTCGACCCGCTCCCTGACACGCGGCTCGCCCTGCCCGCCGGCTCCGAAGCGCCCGGCCTGCTGGCAGCAGGAGGCGAGCTCACCACGGCACGCCTGACCGAGGCCTACAGCAAGGGCGTGTTTCCCTGGTACAGCGAGGGCCAGCCCATCCTGTGGTGGTCGCCCGACCCGCGCATGGTGCTGTTCACGAGCGAGTTCAAGGTCTCGCGCTCGCTGCGCAAGACGCTGCGCCATTTCATCCTCGATCACCCACGCTGCGAGGTGCGCATCGACAGCGCCTTCCGCCGCGTGATCACCGCCTGCGCGTCGACACCGCGCGACGGCCAGGCCGGCACCTGGATCCTGCCGGAGATGATCGATGCCTACTGCGGCTGGCATGCGCAGGGCGCGGTGCACAGCTTCGAGACCTGGGTCGACGGGCAGCTGGTCGGCGGGCTCTATGGCATCAACCTCGGGCGCATGTTCTACGGCGAGTCGATGTTCTCGCACCGCACCGATGCCTCGAAGATCGCCACCGCCGCGATGGTGGCGTTCTGTCGCGCACACCACATCGACCTCATCGACTGCCAGCAGCGCACGCGGCACCTTGCTTCCTTGGGCGCGCGCGAAATTTCCCGCACCGAGTTCGAGGCCGCGATCACCCCACGGGTAAGGGAACCGGCTATAAAGGACTGGACCTATCATCCTGCGATGTGGGCCGAGCTGAATCTCGATGGCGCGGCCTCTGAGGAACCCGGCACGTGA
- a CDS encoding XdhC family protein, translated as MDSLDLQVLTQARQWHADGHPVRLVTVIETWGSAPRPPGALLAMRGDGLVVGSVSGGCVEDDLIERVRAGEAMDKPSLVTYGVTKEEAARFGLPCGGNLRLVQEPLADVAWIDEVLARTARHELVARRLDLATGEVTVEAATRGDTFAFDGQVMRALFGPRWRMLIIGAGQLSRVLAQMALALDFEIICCDPREEYHLTWDVPGTTFSTTMPDDLVQELQLDPHSAVVAVTHDPKLDDLALLEALKSPAFYVGALGSRGNTAKRKERLALFDLSAEEIGRLHGPIGLDLGGRTPAEIAVSILAEIVAVRHGVALSQKKPVLHDAPACDSRPA; from the coding sequence ATGGACAGCCTCGACCTGCAAGTCCTCACCCAGGCCCGCCAGTGGCACGCCGATGGCCACCCGGTGCGCCTGGTCACCGTGATCGAGACCTGGGGCTCGGCCCCGCGCCCGCCCGGCGCGCTGCTGGCCATGCGCGGGGATGGCCTCGTGGTCGGCTCGGTCTCGGGCGGCTGCGTGGAAGACGACCTCATCGAGCGCGTGCGTGCCGGCGAGGCAATGGACAAGCCCTCGCTCGTGACCTACGGCGTCACCAAGGAAGAGGCCGCACGCTTCGGCCTGCCTTGCGGCGGCAACCTGCGCCTGGTGCAGGAGCCGCTCGCCGACGTCGCCTGGATCGACGAGGTGCTGGCCCGCACCGCGCGGCACGAGCTGGTCGCGCGCCGGCTCGACCTCGCCACCGGGGAGGTGACGGTGGAAGCCGCGACCCGCGGCGACACCTTCGCCTTCGACGGCCAGGTGATGCGCGCCCTCTTCGGCCCGCGCTGGCGCATGCTCATCATCGGCGCCGGGCAGCTCTCGCGCGTGCTCGCGCAGATGGCGCTCGCGCTCGACTTCGAGATCATCTGCTGCGACCCGCGCGAGGAATACCACCTCACCTGGGACGTGCCCGGCACCACCTTCAGCACCACGATGCCCGACGATCTGGTGCAGGAGTTGCAACTCGACCCGCACAGTGCCGTGGTCGCCGTCACGCACGACCCCAAGCTCGACGACCTCGCGCTGCTCGAAGCACTCAAGTCACCCGCCTTCTACGTGGGCGCACTCGGCTCGCGCGGCAACACCGCCAAGCGCAAGGAACGCCTCGCGCTCTTCGACTTGTCGGCCGAAGAGATCGGCCGGCTGCACGGCCCGATCGGGCTCGATCTCGGGGGGCGCACACCGGCGGAGATTGCCGTGTCCATCCTCGCCGAGATCGTCGCGGTGAGGCATGGCGTGGCGCTCTCGCAGAAAAAGCCCGTGCTGCACGACGCGCCGGCCTGTGATTCGCGCCCTGCATGA
- a CDS encoding SDR family oxidoreductase: protein MRLKDKIALVTGGGGGIGRATALAYQREGAKVAVADLNGEAARAVAAEIEAAGGEAIAITVDVTKSAEVEAMVKQVVTRFGRLDVAFNNAGIDIEHLPLHKATEEEFDKLVAVNIKGVWLCMKHEITQMLEQGSGGAIVNTSSVGGVIGAARQPVYGATKHAVLGLTRAAGVEYARKGIRVNAVCPGIIDTEMTERAIAREPKRAPYIEQAHPIGRLGQAEEIARAAVFLSSEDASFVVGHPLLVDGGMTAR, encoded by the coding sequence ATGAGACTCAAGGACAAGATCGCCCTCGTGACGGGCGGCGGCGGCGGCATCGGCCGTGCCACCGCACTGGCGTACCAGCGCGAAGGCGCAAAGGTGGCCGTGGCCGACCTCAATGGCGAGGCGGCGCGTGCCGTCGCCGCCGAGATCGAAGCGGCGGGTGGTGAAGCCATCGCGATCACCGTCGACGTGACGAAGTCGGCAGAGGTCGAGGCGATGGTGAAGCAGGTCGTGACGCGCTTCGGCCGGCTCGACGTCGCCTTCAACAACGCCGGCATCGACATCGAGCACCTGCCGCTGCACAAGGCGACCGAAGAAGAGTTCGACAAGCTGGTGGCGGTCAACATCAAGGGCGTGTGGCTGTGCATGAAGCACGAGATCACGCAGATGCTGGAGCAAGGCTCGGGCGGCGCAATCGTCAACACCTCGTCGGTGGGGGGTGTGATCGGTGCGGCGCGGCAGCCGGTCTACGGCGCGACCAAGCATGCGGTGCTCGGCCTCACCCGTGCGGCCGGCGTGGAGTACGCCCGCAAGGGCATCCGTGTCAACGCGGTGTGCCCCGGCATCATCGACACCGAGATGACCGAGCGCGCCATCGCCCGCGAGCCCAAGCGGGCGCCCTACATCGAGCAGGCACACCCGATCGGCCGTCTCGGGCAGGCCGAGGAGATCGCGCGTGCGGCGGTGTTCCTGAGTTCGGAGGATGCGTCGTTCGTGGTCGGCCACCCGCTGCTGGTGGACGGCGGCATGACCGCCCGCTGA
- a CDS encoding alkene reductase — translation MTANSADDPLFQPIQLGDITLANRMAMAPLTRNRAAAGNVPGPLAVEYYTQRASVGLVIAEATQVSAQAQGYDATPGLHTPEQIAGWKKVTDAVHAKGGKIFVQLWHTGRVSHTRFQPGQQAPVAPSALKATAARTYVIGQGFVETSEPRALATEEIAGVVNDFRTAAANAIQAGFDGIELHAAHGYLIDAFLRSGSNQRTDRYGGSIENRARFLLEIAAAVIGEIGAKRVGVRLSPVSPVNDSVEPDPQPLFEHVVRELEKLHPVYIHVVEGHTGGPRDNRPFDYEALRKLYSGIWMVNNGYTKEMAVEAIKSGRADMVSFGRKIIVNPDLVRRFRENAPLNAPDKAAPLYGGEGAFGYTHYPSLDEVNA, via the coding sequence ATGACCGCCAACTCCGCAGACGACCCCCTGTTCCAGCCGATCCAACTCGGCGACATCACCCTGGCCAACCGCATGGCGATGGCCCCGCTCACGCGAAACCGCGCCGCCGCCGGCAACGTGCCGGGGCCGCTGGCCGTCGAGTACTACACCCAGCGTGCGAGCGTGGGCCTCGTGATCGCCGAAGCCACGCAGGTGTCGGCCCAGGCCCAGGGCTATGACGCGACGCCCGGGCTGCACACGCCCGAGCAGATCGCCGGCTGGAAGAAGGTGACCGATGCCGTGCACGCCAAGGGCGGCAAGATCTTCGTGCAGCTGTGGCACACCGGCCGTGTCTCGCACACGCGCTTCCAGCCGGGGCAGCAGGCGCCCGTGGCGCCGTCGGCCCTGAAGGCCACGGCGGCCCGTACCTACGTGATCGGCCAGGGCTTCGTCGAGACCTCGGAGCCGCGCGCACTCGCCACCGAGGAGATCGCCGGTGTGGTGAACGACTTCCGCACCGCCGCCGCCAACGCCATCCAGGCCGGCTTCGACGGCATCGAGCTGCACGCCGCCCACGGCTACCTGATCGACGCCTTCCTGCGCAGCGGCTCCAACCAGCGCACCGACCGCTACGGCGGCTCGATCGAGAACCGCGCCCGCTTCCTGCTCGAGATCGCCGCGGCGGTGATCGGCGAGATCGGCGCCAAGCGGGTGGGCGTGCGCCTATCGCCGGTGTCGCCGGTCAACGATTCGGTCGAGCCCGATCCGCAGCCGCTCTTCGAGCACGTGGTGCGCGAGCTGGAGAAGCTGCACCCGGTCTACATCCACGTGGTCGAGGGCCACACCGGCGGCCCGCGCGACAACCGGCCCTTCGACTACGAGGCGCTGCGCAAGCTCTACTCGGGCATCTGGATGGTCAACAACGGCTACACAAAAGAGATGGCCGTCGAGGCAATCAAGAGCGGGCGCGCCGACATGGTCTCGTTCGGTCGCAAGATCATCGTCAACCCCGACCTCGTGCGCCGCTTCCGCGAAAACGCGCCGTTGAACGCACCCGACAAGGCCGCACCGCTCTACGGCGGCGAAGGCGCCTTCGGCTACACCCACTACCCCTCGCTCGACGAGGTGAACGCATGA
- a CDS encoding TetR family transcriptional regulator C-terminal domain-containing protein: MPRTADPTDIPKRLLDAGRDLFLQQGYNATGIQQITDTAGVPKGSFYNHFSSKEAFATAVAERYAAFMQLSWARMLATAPSEPMATIHHVFAQMTSYHERHADCPSGCLIGNFASEIALVSESCRETLLAAQLGWRERLAGLIRAAQAEGVVRRDIDATELSALTWAAWQGALLRVKVERSVQPLRDTVALLLDRFYPSPSSH, from the coding sequence ATGCCGCGCACAGCCGACCCGACCGACATCCCCAAGCGCCTGCTCGACGCCGGGCGCGACCTCTTCCTCCAGCAGGGCTACAACGCCACCGGCATCCAGCAGATCACCGACACGGCGGGCGTGCCCAAAGGCTCGTTCTACAACCACTTCAGCAGCAAAGAGGCCTTCGCCACCGCGGTGGCCGAGCGCTACGCCGCCTTCATGCAGCTGTCGTGGGCGCGCATGCTGGCCACCGCCCCCTCCGAGCCCATGGCGACCATCCACCATGTGTTCGCCCAGATGACGAGCTACCACGAGCGTCACGCCGACTGCCCCTCGGGCTGCCTCATCGGCAACTTCGCCTCCGAGATCGCGCTCGTCAGCGAAAGCTGCCGCGAGACGCTGCTGGCCGCGCAACTGGGCTGGCGCGAGCGGCTGGCTGGGCTGATCCGCGCGGCGCAGGCCGAAGGCGTGGTCCGCCGCGACATCGACGCCACCGAACTCTCCGCCCTCACCTGGGCCGCCTGGCAAGGCGCGCTGCTGCGCGTGAAGGTCGAGCGCTCGGTGCAGCCCCTGCGCGATACCGTCGCCCTCTTGCTCGACCGCTTCTATCCGAGTCCTTCCTCCCACTGA
- a CDS encoding DUF3455 domain-containing protein, with amino-acid sequence MNHRHFMAGACLGALAGLSAPSQADVITDWNIVAGEAIVNAKLGTPPANRVIAIVQTAVYDAVNGAGQNASVDAAVASANRVTLAKLLPSQEAAIGAAYQAALAKLADGPAKAAGIAVGEKAAAAVLARRLDDGAATPERYRPLTVAGTYVPTAAVAAPQWVQRKPWNLASPAQFRPGPPPALTSAQWARDYEEVRVLGAKTSSKRSAEQTDVARFWDYSLPPIYHAVLRSVATQPNRTVAQNARLFATAAQAMDDGLIAGLEAKYHYNFWRPVTAIRNGDQDGHDGTPMEAGWASLIDAPLHPEYPSTHSILAGAMASILQAEAGTGGLPVLSTTSPTLGGATRKWKTVDDFTREVAVSRIWGGIHFRTATEVGLVMGRQIGAQAVAQFALAPAGDAKLVERVAARGVQVYECRADKAAANGAQWVFVAPQAELFDGQGKPSGTHYAGPHWEAADGSKIVGKVEARAEAPEGGAIPWLLLSARSVGGSGRYASVTSVQRVNTVGGLAPSQRCDKSVLGKVDKVPYTADYLLYTS; translated from the coding sequence ATGAACCATCGCCACTTCATGGCCGGCGCCTGCCTGGGCGCCCTGGCCGGCCTGAGCGCCCCCTCGCAGGCCGACGTCATCACCGACTGGAACATCGTCGCCGGCGAGGCCATCGTCAACGCCAAGCTCGGCACGCCCCCGGCCAACCGCGTGATCGCCATCGTGCAGACCGCCGTGTACGACGCCGTGAACGGCGCTGGCCAGAACGCGAGCGTCGACGCGGCCGTGGCCTCCGCCAACCGCGTGACGCTCGCGAAACTGCTGCCTTCACAAGAGGCTGCCATCGGCGCCGCCTACCAGGCGGCGCTGGCCAAGCTGGCCGACGGCCCCGCCAAGGCGGCCGGCATCGCCGTGGGCGAGAAGGCCGCCGCCGCCGTGCTCGCGCGCCGCCTCGACGACGGCGCCGCCACACCCGAGCGCTACCGCCCGCTCACCGTGGCCGGCACCTACGTGCCCACCGCCGCCGTGGCCGCGCCGCAGTGGGTGCAGCGCAAGCCCTGGAACCTCGCGAGCCCGGCGCAGTTCCGGCCCGGCCCGCCGCCCGCGCTCACGAGCGCACAGTGGGCCCGTGACTACGAGGAGGTGCGCGTCCTCGGCGCCAAGACCAGCTCGAAGCGCAGCGCCGAGCAGACCGACGTCGCCCGCTTCTGGGACTACTCCCTGCCGCCGATCTACCACGCCGTGCTGCGCTCGGTGGCCACCCAACCGAACCGCACCGTGGCGCAGAACGCCCGCCTCTTCGCCACCGCCGCGCAGGCGATGGACGACGGCCTGATCGCCGGCCTGGAAGCCAAGTACCACTACAACTTCTGGCGACCCGTCACCGCCATCCGCAACGGCGACCAGGACGGCCACGACGGCACGCCGATGGAAGCCGGCTGGGCCTCGCTGATCGACGCCCCGCTGCACCCCGAGTACCCGAGCACGCACTCGATCCTGGCCGGCGCCATGGCGAGCATCCTGCAGGCCGAGGCCGGCACGGGCGGCCTGCCGGTGCTGAGCACCACGAGCCCCACGCTCGGTGGCGCCACGCGCAAGTGGAAGACGGTCGACGACTTCACCCGCGAGGTGGCGGTGTCGCGCATCTGGGGCGGCATCCACTTCCGCACCGCCACCGAGGTGGGCCTGGTGATGGGCCGGCAGATCGGCGCCCAGGCGGTGGCGCAGTTCGCGCTGGCCCCGGCGGGTGACGCGAAGCTGGTCGAGCGCGTGGCGGCGCGGGGCGTGCAGGTCTACGAATGCCGGGCCGACAAGGCCGCGGCCAACGGCGCGCAGTGGGTGTTCGTCGCCCCCCAGGCCGAGCTCTTCGACGGCCAGGGCAAGCCGAGCGGCACCCACTACGCCGGCCCGCACTGGGAGGCCGCCGACGGCAGCAAGATCGTCGGCAAGGTCGAAGCGCGGGCCGAAGCCCCCGAGGGCGGCGCGATCCCGTGGCTGCTGCTGTCGGCTCGCTCGGTGGGTGGCAGCGGGCGCTATGCGTCGGTGACGAGCGTGCAGCGCGTCAACACGGTGGGTGGCCTCGCGCCATCGCAACGCTGCGACAAGAGCGTGCTCGGCAAGGTCGACAAGGTGCCGTACACGGCGGACTACCTGCTGTACACGTCCTGA
- a CDS encoding methyltransferase domain-containing protein, whose product MNAFSTATADAPDFTAIKTRQQAAWSSGDYAVVGTTLQIVGESLCEALDLRSGQRVLDVAAGNGNATLAAARRWAEVTSTDYVPSLLERGRARAIAEGFPEIDFREADVEALPFDDASFDVVVSTFGCMFAPNHVRTASEMLRVCRPGGKIGMANWTPESFIGEMFKVLGKHVAPPAGVKSPALWGSRPHLAELFETQGLVRAESRQFMFRYRSPEHFLHVFKSWYGPVHKAFAALDVTRQAVLADDLLSLIARFNRADDGTMVVPSEYLQVVISRF is encoded by the coding sequence ATGAATGCATTTTCCACCGCCACCGCGGACGCCCCCGACTTCACCGCCATCAAGACCCGCCAGCAGGCCGCCTGGTCGTCGGGCGACTATGCCGTGGTCGGCACGACCCTGCAGATCGTGGGCGAGTCGCTGTGCGAAGCGCTCGACCTGCGCTCGGGCCAGCGCGTGCTCGACGTGGCCGCCGGCAACGGCAACGCCACGCTCGCCGCTGCACGCCGCTGGGCCGAGGTGACCTCGACCGACTACGTGCCCTCGCTGCTGGAGCGCGGCCGGGCCCGCGCCATCGCCGAAGGCTTCCCGGAGATCGACTTCCGCGAAGCCGACGTCGAGGCCCTGCCCTTCGACGACGCGAGCTTCGACGTGGTCGTCTCGACCTTTGGCTGCATGTTCGCGCCCAACCACGTGCGCACCGCGAGCGAGATGCTGCGCGTGTGCCGCCCGGGCGGCAAGATCGGCATGGCCAACTGGACGCCCGAGAGCTTCATCGGCGAGATGTTCAAGGTGCTGGGCAAGCACGTGGCACCGCCCGCTGGCGTGAAGTCGCCGGCGCTGTGGGGCTCGCGGCCTCACCTGGCCGAGCTCTTCGAGACGCAGGGGCTGGTGCGCGCCGAATCGCGCCAGTTCATGTTCCGCTACCGCTCGCCCGAGCATTTCCTGCACGTCTTCAAAAGCTGGTACGGCCCGGTGCACAAGGCTTTTGCCGCACTCGACGTGACCCGGCAGGCGGTGCTCGCCGACGACCTGCTCTCGCTCATCGCCCGCTTCAACCGCGCCGACGACGGAACGATGGTCGTGCCGAGCGAATACCTGCAGGTCGTGATCAGCCGCTTCTGA
- a CDS encoding transcriptional regulator, protein MSVGTGVETDVAAADESNGLRLELLGPLVLSRAGSPLAMPSSRKVRALLAYLALAGHAVSRHHLCELLWDLPNDPRGELRWCLSKLRGVLDDDGRPRVLAEGESLRLDLSGVDVDAARLVHALQGGVATLGADALRAWSRGFRGDFLEGLDIPRSAGYTAWLTAQRRRFRAAHAAVLERLALSLPPGADDTVPTFEAWLRLAPFDGRAHEGLLNALAASGRLREGDEHLAVVARQYEAEGQDWGAIGHAWRAAKQRHSGAPGVVTVVTVDVAKPEPEASSASPARARRASLAVMPFSDRSRGVSARGGLGDGLAHDIITRLSKLRSMFVIAQGTVFALDERHIGAEDAARRLNVDYVAGGSLRVEPGGRLTVSVQLSETRTARVLWADTFQGRLGDTFGVLDEIGDRIVASLSGQIEVAERNRAILKSPNSLDAWEAHHRGLWHMMRFNREDNEQARHFFQTAVQLDPSFARPYAGLSFTHFQDAFLGWADRPQAEEQAYRIASQGLMADDLDPAARWALGRAHWLRGRLDESIAELDTCVDLSPNFAHGHYTRAFVHSQSGDAQLAIEATDHARDLSPFDPLLFAMLGTRAMALLRLGRYDEAADWAMKAAARPNAHVHIMSIAKHCLALAGRREQALEMAAAIQRVQPGYRLDDFLSAFRYDADADALMRQADRLMAGWSHTH, encoded by the coding sequence ATGAGCGTGGGAACTGGCGTGGAAACCGACGTGGCGGCAGCTGACGAGTCCAACGGCCTGCGGCTTGAGCTGCTCGGCCCGCTGGTGCTCAGCCGCGCCGGCAGCCCGCTCGCGATGCCCTCGTCGCGCAAGGTGCGGGCGCTGCTGGCCTACCTGGCGCTGGCCGGCCATGCGGTGTCGCGCCACCACTTGTGCGAGCTGCTCTGGGACCTGCCCAACGATCCGCGTGGCGAGTTGCGCTGGTGCCTGAGCAAGCTGCGCGGCGTGCTCGACGACGACGGCCGGCCTCGCGTGCTGGCCGAAGGCGAGAGCCTGCGGCTCGACCTCTCGGGTGTCGACGTCGACGCAGCCCGGCTGGTGCACGCGCTGCAGGGCGGCGTGGCCACCCTCGGGGCCGATGCACTGCGTGCCTGGTCGCGCGGGTTCCGCGGCGACTTCCTCGAAGGCCTCGACATCCCGCGCAGTGCCGGCTACACGGCATGGCTCACCGCGCAGCGGCGCCGCTTCCGTGCGGCGCACGCCGCGGTGCTGGAGCGGCTGGCCTTGTCGCTGCCGCCCGGGGCCGATGACACCGTGCCCACCTTCGAAGCCTGGCTGCGGCTCGCGCCCTTCGACGGCCGGGCCCACGAAGGTCTCTTGAACGCACTCGCGGCGAGTGGCCGGCTGCGCGAAGGCGACGAACACCTCGCGGTGGTGGCGCGCCAATACGAAGCCGAAGGTCAGGACTGGGGCGCCATCGGCCACGCGTGGCGCGCCGCGAAGCAGCGCCACAGCGGCGCGCCCGGGGTGGTCACGGTCGTCACCGTCGACGTCGCCAAACCCGAGCCCGAAGCGTCATCGGCGTCGCCTGCACGCGCACGCCGCGCGTCGCTCGCGGTCATGCCCTTCAGCGACCGCTCGCGCGGCGTGAGCGCCCGTGGCGGGCTGGGCGATGGGCTGGCGCACGACATCATCACGCGCCTGTCGAAGCTGCGCAGCATGTTCGTCATCGCGCAAGGCACCGTGTTCGCGCTCGACGAGCGGCACATCGGCGCCGAAGACGCGGCGCGCCGCCTCAATGTCGACTACGTGGCCGGTGGCTCGCTGCGCGTGGAGCCGGGCGGGCGCTTGACGGTCTCGGTGCAGCTGAGCGAAACGCGCACCGCGCGCGTGCTGTGGGCCGACACCTTCCAGGGCCGCCTCGGCGACACCTTCGGCGTGCTCGACGAGATCGGCGACCGCATCGTGGCCTCGCTGTCGGGCCAGATCGAAGTGGCCGAGCGCAACCGCGCCATCCTCAAGTCACCCAACTCGCTCGACGCCTGGGAAGCGCACCACCGGGGCCTCTGGCACATGATGCGGTTCAACCGCGAAGACAACGAGCAGGCGCGCCATTTCTTCCAGACCGCGGTGCAGCTCGACCCGAGCTTCGCGCGGCCCTATGCCGGCCTGTCGTTCACCCATTTCCAGGATGCCTTCCTCGGCTGGGCCGACCGCCCGCAGGCCGAGGAGCAGGCCTACCGCATCGCCTCGCAAGGCCTGATGGCGGACGACCTCGACCCCGCTGCACGCTGGGCGCTCGGACGGGCGCACTGGCTGCGCGGGCGGCTCGACGAGTCGATCGCAGAGCTCGACACCTGCGTCGACCTGAGCCCGAACTTCGCGCACGGCCACTACACGCGGGCCTTCGTGCACTCGCAGTCGGGCGACGCGCAACTTGCCATCGAGGCCACCGACCATGCGCGCGACCTGAGCCCCTTCGACCCGCTGCTCTTCGCCATGCTGGGCACTCGCGCGATGGCCTTGCTGCGGCTCGGCCGCTACGACGAAGCGGCCGATTGGGCGATGAAGGCCGCGGCGCGCCCCAACGCGCACGTGCACATCATGAGCATCGCCAAGCACTGCCTCGCCCTGGCCGGGCGCCGCGAGCAGGCGCTCGAGATGGCCGCCGCCATCCAGCGTGTGCAGCCGGGCTACCGGCTCGACGACTTTCTCTCGGCCTTCCGCTACGACGCCGATGCCGATGCCCTTATGCGGCAGGCCGACCGCCTGATGGCCGGCTGGTCTCACACCCACTGA
- a CDS encoding NAD(P)-dependent oxidoreductase, which produces MKIAFFGTGLMGAGFIDRLQANGHEVQIWNRSAAKARALERAGIRAFDEAAAALDGASRIHLSLADDASVDAVLEPLAGRIAKHTWIVDHTTTAPTPTAERAARWKARGITFVHAPVFMAPSNAHEGTGLMLISGDKAHHDTLLPDLQKMTGNVMYLGEAPERAAAFKLFGNLTLIGIMGVLGDVNRLAAACGISTGEAFSLFKNFNPGAMLPARAARIESGDVTKPSFEVTMARKDVRLMLEEAERGGFPLYVMPGVAAMYDAAIARGEGALDSAAAARVPPR; this is translated from the coding sequence ATGAAGATCGCTTTTTTCGGAACCGGGCTGATGGGCGCCGGCTTCATTGACCGCCTGCAGGCCAATGGCCACGAGGTGCAGATCTGGAACCGCAGCGCCGCCAAGGCGCGCGCACTCGAGCGCGCCGGCATCAGGGCCTTCGACGAGGCCGCCGCCGCGCTCGACGGTGCCAGCCGCATCCACCTCTCGCTGGCGGATGACGCCTCGGTCGACGCAGTGCTGGAGCCGCTGGCCGGGCGCATCGCGAAGCACACCTGGATCGTCGACCACACCACCACCGCCCCCACGCCCACCGCCGAGCGCGCGGCGCGCTGGAAAGCCCGCGGCATCACCTTCGTGCACGCGCCGGTGTTCATGGCGCCGTCGAACGCGCACGAAGGCACCGGCCTCATGCTCATCTCGGGCGACAAGGCCCATCACGACACGCTGTTGCCCGACCTGCAAAAGATGACCGGCAACGTGATGTACCTCGGCGAGGCGCCCGAGCGGGCCGCCGCGTTCAAGCTCTTCGGCAACCTCACGCTGATCGGCATCATGGGCGTGCTCGGCGACGTGAACCGGCTCGCCGCCGCCTGCGGCATTTCCACCGGCGAGGCGTTCTCGCTCTTCAAGAATTTCAACCCGGGCGCGATGCTGCCGGCGCGTGCCGCGCGCATCGAGTCGGGTGATGTGACGAAGCCGTCGTTCGAGGTGACGATGGCGCGCAAGGACGTGCGCCTCATGCTCGAAGAAGCCGAGCGGGGCGGCTTCCCGCTCTACGTGATGCCGGGCGTGGCCGCGATGTACGACGCGGCCATCGCGCGCGGCGAAGGTGCGCTCGATTCGGCGGCGGCGGCGAGGGTGCCGCCGCGCTGA
- a CDS encoding DUF3297 family protein, with product MSDETKPTLPDHLSCDPRSPHHVAAVFEHPIGIRLNGKERHDVEEYCISEGWVKVPAGKTLDRKGQPLMIKLKGTVEAYYR from the coding sequence ATGAGCGACGAGACCAAGCCCACCCTGCCCGACCATCTTTCGTGCGACCCGCGCAGCCCACATCACGTGGCCGCGGTCTTTGAGCACCCGATCGGCATCCGCCTCAACGGCAAGGAGCGCCACGACGTCGAGGAATACTGCATCAGCGAAGGCTGGGTGAAGGTGCCCGCCGGCAAGACGCTCGACCGCAAGGGCCAGCCCCTGATGATCAAGCTCAAGGGCACGGTCGAGGCGTACTACCGCTGA
- a CDS encoding DUF1161 domain-containing protein, producing MSSFRNGLLLCTIAMLLAPGAQAQSNSCELLKQTLASRIPPEIKGYAMDDVPARTPVPSGGKVIGTCEGGARKVIYRRFGGPPLVADGATSTTPAAASAPAPVAVQPKEAPKPKPEPVVPPKPMPPPVASAPAAPVPKPAPVTATPKPAPAPASMPAPAVRPAPVASAPAPVVTPVKPSVAEAPAAPLVTRTAPTLQPVEPAAMPLSPAPAADDGEPGFFSAYGTWLWLLLALPLVAWLWAWVSHRMAYDEAGLPRGPRL from the coding sequence ATGTCTTCGTTCCGCAACGGCCTGCTGCTGTGCACCATCGCGATGCTGCTGGCCCCTGGTGCCCAGGCTCAATCCAATTCGTGTGAGCTGCTGAAGCAGACGCTGGCCTCGCGCATCCCGCCCGAGATCAAGGGCTATGCGATGGACGACGTGCCAGCCAGAACGCCGGTGCCTTCGGGCGGCAAGGTGATCGGCACCTGTGAAGGCGGTGCGCGCAAGGTGATCTACCGGCGCTTCGGTGGCCCGCCGCTGGTGGCCGACGGCGCCACGTCCACCACGCCCGCGGCGGCCTCGGCGCCAGCACCGGTGGCGGTGCAGCCCAAGGAAGCGCCCAAGCCCAAGCCTGAGCCCGTTGTGCCGCCGAAACCCATGCCACCGCCCGTCGCGTCGGCGCCTGCGGCCCCGGTGCCCAAGCCCGCCCCCGTAACGGCCACGCCCAAGCCGGCGCCTGCGCCCGCCTCCATGCCGGCGCCCGCGGTGCGCCCCGCACCGGTGGCCTCGGCCCCTGCCCCCGTGGTGACGCCCGTCAAACCGAGCGTCGCCGAGGCACCAGCCGCCCCCCTCGTGACCCGCACTGCGCCGACGCTGCAGCCCGTCGAGCCGGCCGCCATGCCCTTGTCACCCGCCCCCGCTGCAGACGACGGTGAGCCCGGCTTCTTCAGCGCCTACGGCACCTGGTTGTGGCTACTGCTGGCGCTGCCGCTGGTCGCCTGGCTGTGGGCCTGGGTCTCGCACCGCATGGCCTACGACGAGGCCGGCCTGCCGCGCGGCCCGCGCCTGTGA